Proteins from one Paraburkholderia phymatum STM815 genomic window:
- a CDS encoding FAD-dependent oxidoreductase yields MMSNSTTLRQIQTPSKSAPQKEEDVDLLVIGSGAAGLSAALFAARQGLSVLVCEKSQRLGGTTALSNGMIWIPCSQQAVKAGIKDSLDQARTYLKGELGHFYRPDFIEALLNDGPEAISELEKDTEVRFALAAAPDYHSARPGGVDKGRALSPVPFDGRLLKDDFELIGDPIRVVLGGMMISSSEINNFLNPFRSVKALRHVLRRVSRYSADRMRFRRGTELSGGNALIARFLVSLRQRQVTIWTSASLRELIIRNGRAIGGVVERPSGAVKVNARYGVVLATGGFARNPVLRSELSGLHSHEQTLTHPDVTGDGINLALQAGASVDTEVRSAGFWTPVSLLGENGKQQTVPYGWLDRGRPGVIAVGPDGRRFVNESNSYHDICLAMFDHGYPKDDRFFFICDHDFILKRGMGHILPWPWTLALRKYEQLGYIQTGSTIEDLALQIGIEPNVLQATVDQHNHNASRGIDPDFQRGESAFNRTLGDPAVGTKNPNLGPIQKAPFIALRILPATLGTAVGLKTDTDGRVLSVEGWPIDGLFACGNDMTSPMRGIYPGAGITIGPAIVFAYRAINAIVRQKETGHESPSPDDTQLQNHVVR; encoded by the coding sequence ATGATGAGCAATTCAACAACGTTACGTCAGATACAGACTCCATCAAAGTCAGCACCGCAGAAGGAGGAGGATGTCGATCTCCTTGTCATCGGTAGTGGCGCGGCTGGCCTGTCTGCGGCCCTCTTCGCTGCAAGGCAGGGACTCAGCGTGCTCGTCTGCGAGAAATCGCAACGTCTGGGCGGCACGACGGCGTTGTCCAACGGCATGATCTGGATTCCATGCTCGCAGCAGGCAGTCAAGGCTGGCATCAAGGACTCACTAGACCAGGCGCGCACATATCTGAAAGGGGAGCTGGGCCATTTCTATCGTCCGGACTTCATCGAAGCCTTGCTGAACGACGGCCCGGAGGCGATTTCGGAGCTGGAGAAGGATACCGAGGTACGCTTCGCACTTGCTGCTGCACCTGACTATCATTCTGCCCGGCCGGGAGGTGTCGACAAGGGACGCGCGTTGTCGCCCGTCCCGTTTGATGGTCGGCTGCTCAAGGATGATTTTGAACTCATCGGCGATCCGATCCGCGTTGTGCTCGGTGGCATGATGATCTCGTCCAGTGAGATCAACAACTTCCTCAATCCGTTTCGGTCTGTGAAGGCCCTCCGGCACGTGCTTCGCAGGGTGAGTCGCTATTCGGCCGACCGCATGCGCTTTCGTCGGGGGACCGAACTGAGTGGCGGCAATGCGCTGATCGCGCGATTCCTCGTCAGTCTGCGTCAGCGGCAGGTCACCATCTGGACCAGTGCATCGCTGCGCGAACTCATCATCAGGAATGGTCGTGCGATCGGTGGCGTCGTGGAGAGGCCGTCTGGCGCCGTCAAGGTCAACGCGCGATACGGCGTTGTGTTGGCCACCGGTGGATTCGCCAGGAATCCGGTGCTCAGATCCGAACTTAGCGGCCTGCATTCCCACGAGCAGACTCTGACGCATCCTGACGTAACCGGGGATGGCATCAACCTGGCTCTCCAGGCTGGCGCCTCAGTCGATACTGAGGTGCGCAGCGCGGGTTTCTGGACCCCAGTGTCGCTGCTTGGTGAAAACGGGAAGCAACAAACGGTCCCCTATGGCTGGCTGGACCGCGGGCGGCCCGGCGTCATTGCGGTTGGGCCCGATGGGCGCCGGTTCGTCAACGAGTCGAACTCATACCACGACATCTGCCTCGCAATGTTCGACCATGGCTACCCGAAAGATGATCGGTTCTTCTTCATCTGCGATCACGATTTCATCCTGAAGCGGGGAATGGGCCATATCCTGCCCTGGCCATGGACACTTGCCCTCCGCAAATACGAGCAGCTCGGATACATCCAGACCGGTTCGACTATCGAGGATCTTGCTTTGCAGATTGGAATTGAGCCAAATGTCCTCCAGGCGACGGTTGATCAGCACAACCACAACGCCAGCAGAGGCATTGACCCAGACTTTCAGCGAGGCGAGTCAGCGTTCAACCGGACACTGGGCGATCCGGCTGTTGGCACGAAGAACCCGAATCTCGGACCGATACAGAAAGCACCCTTCATCGCCCTGCGTATTTTGCCGGCCACCCTCGGTACCGCGGTGGGGCTCAAGACCGATACTGACGGCCGGGTGCTGTCTGTCGAAGGCTGGCCGATTGATGGACTGTTTGCATGTGGGAACGACATGACGTCCCCAATGCGCGGAATCTATCCCGGCGCCGGCATTACGATCGGACCGGCTATCGTGTTTGCGTACCGGGCAATAAATGCAATCGTTCGGCAAAAGGAAACGGGCCATGAGAGCCCAAGTCCAGACGATACGCAGCTTCAGAATCATGTGGTTCGATGA
- a CDS encoding phosphoenolpyruvate hydrolase family protein has translation MKMFTRTSIRDGLLRQVAEGRPVLAAGSSCGLVAKCAALGGADLLVVYSTGLSRLMGLPTSRIGDSNARTVELASEIRNVVADVPVIGGVEAWDPLRLDLDALLDRFWQAGFSGVINYPTISTMGETWRNRRGRVGLGFERELEMISLARRKDIFTMAYVATASDARSMAEAGADCIVPHVGATRGGLAGHEGGQNIATAVQRINEINSAALAVRDDVILLAHGGAVAEPEDTQAVYRSTKCVGFVGASSIERIPIERAVKAAAEAFKAVSLDERLT, from the coding sequence ATGAAAATGTTTACCCGTACGTCAATTCGCGACGGCTTGCTCCGACAGGTCGCTGAAGGCAGACCAGTTCTTGCGGCGGGAAGCAGCTGTGGTCTGGTTGCGAAATGTGCGGCTTTGGGTGGGGCCGACCTGCTGGTCGTGTACAGCACCGGTCTTTCCAGATTGATGGGGTTACCAACGAGCCGTATCGGCGACTCGAATGCCAGGACGGTCGAACTTGCCTCGGAGATTCGCAACGTCGTGGCCGACGTACCGGTGATCGGCGGGGTGGAGGCGTGGGACCCGCTGCGGCTCGATCTCGACGCGTTGCTGGATCGCTTCTGGCAGGCGGGATTTTCCGGGGTGATCAACTACCCGACCATCTCGACGATGGGCGAGACGTGGCGAAATCGCCGTGGCCGCGTGGGCCTGGGATTCGAGCGAGAACTGGAGATGATTTCGCTCGCACGGCGCAAGGATATCTTCACGATGGCCTACGTGGCCACTGCGTCGGACGCGAGAAGCATGGCCGAAGCGGGGGCGGACTGCATCGTTCCGCACGTTGGTGCGACGCGAGGTGGGCTTGCAGGGCACGAAGGAGGCCAGAACATCGCCACGGCTGTCCAGCGGATTAACGAGATCAATTCCGCAGCGCTTGCCGTTCGCGACGACGTCATCCTGCTCGCCCACGGTGGGGCAGTCGCCGAACCGGAAGATACACAGGCAGTCTATCGATCAACGAAATGCGTCGGTTTTGTCGGCGCATCGTCCATTGAACGAATCCCGATCGAGCGAGCAGTGAAGGCCGCAGCCGAGGCATTCAAGGCGGTGTCGCTGGACGAACGCCTTACCTGA
- a CDS encoding Tm-1-like ATP-binding domain-containing protein, with product MTSPSGNDAVAIIATLDTKGAEVAFVSKALGRLGRSCRIFDIGTTGPYARERLPDEKGNGQSNGQRKSPSGMLARIAGLVRDELEMRTKSGEVTAVLGIAGGKGSAAFGAIAGDLPYGFPRILVSSARPELLAELARQSDILFYPTLVDLFGINDFTERVLNNAVNAIAAMRFQPARRRARKVVAITAFGVTTPAASACVAQLRNSGVDSIVFPANGAGGRTMEKLVRAGEFDGVIDLTTTELADELVGGAASAGPERLTAATESGVPQLVAPGAVDMVNFGAPDTVPAQFEGRTFYSHTPFTTLMRTTAEENREIGRITGCKIARAKGPTCVLWPRRGVSDYDREGEAFFDPPADRAWFQGVREALPPAIPAIEIDCHINDPAFAHAAVSWMTKQLNQEVRP from the coding sequence ATGACATCGCCATCTGGAAATGATGCAGTGGCCATCATCGCCACATTGGACACCAAGGGTGCCGAGGTAGCTTTTGTGTCGAAAGCACTGGGGCGCCTCGGTCGATCCTGTCGGATTTTCGATATCGGTACCACCGGACCGTACGCGCGTGAGCGACTTCCTGATGAGAAAGGCAATGGTCAATCGAATGGTCAGCGGAAGTCCCCATCCGGCATGCTGGCCAGAATTGCGGGATTGGTCCGCGACGAACTTGAGATGCGAACGAAGTCCGGTGAAGTGACGGCGGTTCTTGGCATCGCCGGAGGCAAGGGCAGCGCAGCGTTCGGGGCGATCGCGGGTGATCTTCCGTATGGCTTTCCCCGCATTCTTGTATCAAGCGCGCGGCCCGAACTTTTGGCGGAACTGGCCCGTCAGAGCGACATCCTGTTTTATCCGACGCTTGTCGACCTGTTCGGCATTAACGACTTTACAGAACGTGTGCTGAACAACGCAGTAAATGCGATTGCGGCGATGCGTTTTCAGCCCGCCCGTCGACGCGCCCGGAAAGTGGTCGCCATCACGGCGTTCGGCGTGACAACGCCGGCTGCCTCCGCCTGTGTTGCCCAGCTTCGAAACTCAGGCGTCGATTCGATCGTATTTCCCGCGAACGGTGCGGGTGGACGGACAATGGAAAAGCTGGTGCGCGCTGGCGAATTCGATGGCGTCATTGACCTCACGACCACGGAGCTCGCGGACGAACTGGTGGGGGGGGCGGCGAGTGCCGGGCCGGAACGACTGACGGCGGCAACCGAGTCAGGCGTTCCACAGCTGGTTGCGCCAGGTGCTGTCGACATGGTGAATTTTGGCGCGCCAGACACTGTGCCGGCGCAGTTCGAAGGGCGAACCTTCTACTCACATACGCCATTTACCACGCTCATGCGCACGACGGCAGAAGAGAACAGGGAGATTGGGCGCATTACCGGTTGCAAGATCGCCAGGGCAAAAGGACCCACCTGCGTGCTGTGGCCGCGCCGCGGTGTGTCCGATTATGACCGCGAAGGTGAGGCGTTCTTTGATCCGCCTGCAGATCGTGCATGGTTTCAGGGCGTCCGCGAGGCGCTTCCGCCGGCCATTCCCGCGATCGAGATCGATTGCCACATCAATGACCCTGCGTTTGCGCACGCCGCAGTGTCGTGGATGACTAAACAGCTTAACCAGGAAGTCCGGCCATGA
- a CDS encoding ABC transporter ATP-binding protein — protein sequence MAEVQLESVRKSYGGTEILHDIDLSIRHGEFVVFVGPSGSGKSTLLRMIGGLEQITGGRLSIDNQVVNHLDAADRNLGMVFQSYALYPHLSVRDNLAFPLRMAKVPRDAIGPRVEEVAGMLQIAHLLDRRPKQLSGGQRQRVAIGRAIVREPKVFLFDEPLSNLDTELRVQMRVQIAKLHRELGNTMIYVTHDQVEAMTMADKIVVLRNGHIEQVGTPHELYHQPSSQFVAGFIGSPRMNFLKAACVNTGPGGVTVSLSSAAPVVLPVEANGVSPGQAVTVGVRPDDFTAPTSDHDQLRVELDVDFVEHLGNATYLYGTVGGEALVARAPAEGNFAAPMGRVSLSVARGDCHLFDASGQALRRRNVPRAWN from the coding sequence ATGGCTGAAGTTCAACTCGAAAGTGTCCGGAAGAGCTATGGTGGAACGGAAATTCTCCACGACATCGATCTGTCGATCCGCCACGGCGAATTCGTTGTCTTCGTGGGTCCGTCGGGATCAGGCAAGTCGACGCTGTTGCGCATGATCGGGGGCCTCGAGCAGATCACCGGCGGACGGCTTTCCATCGATAACCAGGTGGTCAATCATCTCGATGCGGCTGATCGAAATCTCGGCATGGTGTTTCAGAGCTACGCCCTTTACCCGCATCTAAGCGTGCGGGACAACCTGGCGTTTCCGCTGCGCATGGCGAAGGTGCCTCGTGACGCGATCGGGCCGCGGGTTGAAGAAGTCGCCGGCATGCTTCAGATCGCGCACCTGCTCGATCGTCGGCCAAAGCAGCTCTCGGGCGGTCAGCGCCAGCGTGTGGCGATCGGGCGCGCCATCGTCAGGGAACCCAAGGTCTTTCTCTTTGACGAGCCGCTGTCGAACCTCGATACGGAGCTTCGCGTGCAGATGCGTGTGCAGATCGCGAAGCTGCACCGTGAACTCGGCAACACGATGATCTATGTCACCCATGATCAGGTCGAGGCAATGACCATGGCCGACAAGATCGTCGTACTTCGGAACGGCCATATCGAGCAGGTCGGAACGCCGCACGAGCTTTATCATCAGCCCAGCTCACAGTTTGTGGCCGGATTCATCGGGTCCCCGCGTATGAATTTTCTCAAGGCAGCCTGTGTGAACACGGGCCCCGGAGGGGTGACCGTGAGTCTGAGCAGCGCGGCCCCAGTCGTGCTGCCGGTCGAGGCGAACGGTGTTTCACCCGGTCAGGCTGTCACGGTCGGCGTGCGTCCGGATGACTTCACCGCGCCAACCAGTGACCACGATCAGCTGCGCGTGGAGCTGGATGTCGACTTTGTCGAACATCTCGGCAACGCGACTTATCTCTATGGAACAGTGGGCGGTGAGGCACTTGTTGCACGAGCTCCTGCGGAAGGAAACTTCGCAGCTCCAATGGGGCGAGTCTCGCTGTCAGTTGCGAGGGGCGATTGCCACCTCTTTGACGCAAGCGGGCAAGCGTTGCGGCGCAGGAATGTCCCACGGGCGTGGAATTGA
- a CDS encoding HAD-IIA family hydrolase, producing MDKQMQMRAWPRIRGVVSDLDGVVYRGKQVIEESIEAFQEWRRLGVPFCFVTNNSTHTEADVVKKLADMGLPIEPQEVVTSAGETARLLRTMWPEGTPVYVIGAESLTDAVAGAGMNITDRSPAAVVMGLDRAISHEKMRVAVQAILDGATLIGTNPDLLLPTAQGFEPGAGAQLTAVAVAARVKPIIVGKPETHMIEAALARLGTAREETIMVGDQIPTDIQAGKRAGLHSVLITTGVPAVEDPALLPPDFVVQSLRDIPVFNENALGASHG from the coding sequence ATGGATAAGCAAATGCAAATGCGGGCCTGGCCGCGCATCCGTGGCGTTGTCTCGGATCTCGATGGCGTTGTCTATCGCGGAAAACAGGTGATTGAAGAATCGATCGAGGCTTTTCAGGAGTGGCGCAGGCTCGGCGTGCCGTTCTGCTTCGTCACGAACAATTCGACGCATACCGAAGCTGACGTGGTGAAAAAGCTTGCGGACATGGGACTTCCGATCGAGCCGCAGGAGGTGGTCACGTCCGCGGGCGAGACAGCGCGCCTGCTTCGTACCATGTGGCCGGAAGGGACACCAGTGTATGTGATCGGTGCAGAGTCGCTCACAGACGCGGTTGCCGGGGCAGGTATGAACATCACCGACCGTTCGCCAGCAGCTGTGGTCATGGGACTAGACCGCGCGATTTCGCACGAGAAGATGCGCGTTGCGGTACAGGCCATTCTGGACGGTGCCACATTGATTGGAACGAACCCGGACCTGTTGTTGCCGACGGCCCAGGGATTCGAGCCGGGGGCGGGAGCGCAGTTGACTGCCGTGGCGGTGGCGGCCCGGGTAAAGCCCATCATTGTGGGCAAGCCGGAGACGCACATGATTGAAGCGGCGCTGGCTCGCCTAGGCACAGCGCGCGAGGAAACCATCATGGTCGGCGACCAGATTCCCACCGATATCCAGGCGGGCAAGCGCGCCGGGTTGCACTCGGTGCTCATTACGACGGGTGTGCCAGCCGTCGAAGATCCCGCGCTTTTGCCGCCCGATTTTGTCGTTCAAAGCCTGCGGGATATTCCTGTCTTCAACGAGAACGCTCTGGGAGCGAGTCATGGCTGA
- a CDS encoding SDR family NAD(P)-dependent oxidoreductase → MSAPFSLSSRTVLVTGAGGGIGAAITSAFHQAGARVVATDTNLDALRTILARSPEFEGVVPMAMDVTDEADVANVIDEVTERFGPLQVLVNNAGVKSAEPLLTGDKEKTKRTLEINANAILLCSKLVVARSMREGGGRIINIGSSLSSQGAVFNYQAGGADYCLSKAVVHDLTKLLAYECAPLGINVNGIAPGIIDTPMHGRPREETEARHSGRIPLGRVGIPQDISGLALFLASPAADYITGQIIHVNGGMLMNG, encoded by the coding sequence ATGTCTGCACCATTTTCCCTATCAAGCCGAACCGTACTCGTGACCGGCGCCGGCGGCGGTATTGGCGCTGCCATCACGTCGGCCTTCCATCAGGCGGGCGCGCGGGTCGTGGCCACCGATACGAACCTGGATGCGTTGCGCACAATCCTCGCGCGCAGCCCGGAATTCGAGGGCGTCGTTCCGATGGCGATGGATGTGACCGACGAGGCGGACGTTGCAAATGTCATTGACGAAGTGACTGAACGCTTCGGCCCGCTTCAGGTCCTGGTGAATAACGCCGGCGTGAAATCTGCGGAGCCTTTGCTGACAGGAGATAAAGAAAAAACGAAGCGAACGCTCGAGATCAATGCGAACGCGATCCTTCTCTGCTCGAAGCTCGTCGTGGCGAGGTCCATGCGGGAAGGGGGCGGTCGCATCATCAACATCGGCTCCTCCCTGTCATCGCAAGGCGCTGTATTTAACTATCAGGCGGGCGGCGCTGACTACTGCCTGTCGAAGGCAGTGGTGCATGACCTGACGAAGCTGCTCGCGTATGAATGCGCACCGCTCGGAATCAACGTCAATGGTATCGCGCCAGGCATCATTGATACGCCGATGCACGGGCGTCCGCGGGAAGAGACCGAGGCACGACACAGCGGACGCATTCCTCTCGGCCGTGTCGGCATACCGCAGGACATCTCGGGCCTGGCACTTTTCCTTGCGAGCCCGGCAGCCGATTACATCACCGGGCAGATCATCCATGTGAACGGTGGGATGCTGATGAATGGATAA
- a CDS encoding ribokinase, whose amino-acid sequence MNATSRPLMFFGTTNLDLCFEVEHLPAAGESVMGTLARYAGGKGANQAVAAARLGAAPRFFTRIGGDEAGDFLLRSLEEAGVIVDAVEIASGEPSGSALVAVGNDGSNVVIIDPGANRHITVASISHGASFISQDTVVVAEMGLPLPALEYLFSLKREVPFTLVFNPAPVQSGMSRDAWRAVDIVTPNAAEASELTGIRVVDDKTARSAATALLGLGPRAVVITLGEQGSWYADIEQSFGMPAFPVQAVDTTGAGDAFTGGLAAAIAMGHPIRSAICRAMAVAAISVTRHGAQIAMPSAREVDDFLQPIMSLES is encoded by the coding sequence ATGAATGCGACCTCACGTCCTCTCATGTTCTTCGGAACCACAAATCTCGACTTATGCTTTGAAGTCGAGCACCTGCCTGCGGCAGGCGAATCGGTCATGGGCACGCTCGCCCGCTACGCAGGCGGCAAGGGGGCCAATCAGGCGGTCGCCGCTGCCAGGCTTGGCGCTGCTCCACGATTTTTTACGCGAATCGGTGGCGACGAGGCGGGAGACTTCCTGCTGCGCTCGCTGGAAGAGGCTGGCGTGATCGTGGATGCAGTCGAGATCGCGTCGGGAGAACCGTCCGGATCCGCACTCGTGGCAGTAGGCAATGACGGCAGCAACGTGGTCATCATCGACCCGGGTGCAAACCGGCACATCACGGTTGCGAGTATCAGCCATGGCGCGAGTTTCATCTCGCAGGATACCGTTGTCGTCGCAGAGATGGGACTGCCACTGCCGGCTCTCGAATACCTGTTCTCGCTAAAACGTGAAGTTCCGTTCACGCTCGTCTTCAACCCTGCGCCCGTGCAATCGGGTATGAGCCGGGATGCATGGCGGGCCGTCGATATCGTCACGCCAAATGCAGCGGAGGCGTCGGAGCTCACGGGTATCCGCGTCGTGGACGACAAAACGGCGCGAAGCGCCGCCACTGCCCTGCTCGGGCTGGGTCCCCGCGCTGTCGTGATCACGCTGGGCGAACAGGGTTCCTGGTATGCCGACATCGAACAATCCTTCGGGATGCCGGCGTTCCCCGTACAGGCGGTCGATACAACCGGTGCAGGGGACGCCTTTACCGGTGGCCTTGCGGCGGCGATTGCAATGGGACATCCGATTCGTAGTGCGATTTGCCGGGCCATGGCGGTCGCGGCGATCTCGGTCACGCGCCACGGCGCACAGATCGCGATGCCATCGGCTCGCGAAGTCGACGACTTTTTGCAACCCATCATGTCACTGGAGTCGTAA